In one Molothrus ater isolate BHLD 08-10-18 breed brown headed cowbird chromosome 6, BPBGC_Mater_1.1, whole genome shotgun sequence genomic region, the following are encoded:
- the LOC118687461 gene encoding alpha-1-antitrypsin-like, protein MMKAMLPLCLLVAVLHLSAHSLTQTDHHTDQPEATDPQELYFLEVDPLESCQRIIPSNTEFAFQFYRQATTQEPDKNIFFSPVSISAALALVALGSRGSSQAQLLEGLAFNLTAIQKEEIHHGFGQLLRLLSRPGSQVQLSMGSTLFMDKHLKPMKTFLRDIKKLYRGKAVSSSFQNSTQAKKEINDYVKNKTRGNINQILEDLDPNTLMVIVNYIYFKAYWENPFNIKGTHKDFFHVNAKTSVEVEMMIRDGFYKAYSDRKLSCQVVQIPYKGDVTAFFILPNKGKLKQLERALTKNTVSKWERSLQRWRMELHIPKLSISGTYDLKRILMNLGVTDVFSNRADLSGITGNPDVKVSKATHKALLKIHENGTEAAAASSIDFLPHSAPPIVKFNHPFLLLIVDHYTQSILFIGKIVNPTEK, encoded by the exons ATGATGAAGGCCATGCTCCCACTGTGCTTGCTGGTGGCCGTGCTTCACCTCAGTGCCCACAGTCTGACCCAGACTGATCACCACACTGACCAGCCTGAGGCAACTGACCCCCAGGAGCTGTATTTTCTTGAGGTAGATCCTCTTGAGTCCTGCCAAAGGATAATCCCAAGCAATACAGAATTTGCCTTCCAGTTTTACAGGCAAGCAACCACTCAAGAGCCTGacaagaacattttcttttccccagtcagcatctctgctgcccttgccctTGTGGCCCTGGGCTCCcgaggcagcagccaggctcagctgctggagggacTGGCCTTTAACCTCACCGCCATCCAGAAGGAGGAGATACACCATGGCTTTGGCCAGCTCCTCCGCCTGCTGAGCCGCCCTGGCAGCCAGGTGCAGCTGAGCATGGGCAGCACCCTGTTCATGGACAAACACCTCAAGCCAATGAAAACCTTTCTGAGGGACATCAAAAAACTGTACAGAGGAAAAGctgtctccagcagcttccagaaTTCCACTCAAGCTAAAAAAGAGATCAATGATTATGTAAAGAATAAAACCCGTGGGAATATAAACCAAATACTTGAGGACCTTGATCCAAACACTCTGATGGTAATTGTTAACTACATTTATTTCAAAG CTTACTGGGAAAATCCCTTCAATATTAAGGGGACACACAAGGACTTTTTCCATGTGAATGCAAAGACCTCAGTTGAAGTGGAGATGATGATTCGAGATGGATTTTATAAAGCATACTCTGACAGAAAGCTGTCCTGCCAGGTGGTGCAGATTCCCTACAAGGGAGATGTTACAGCATTCTTTATCCTGCCcaataaaggaaaattgaaacagttgGAACGTGCCCTGacaaaaaatactgtttctaaATGGGAAAGATCTCTTCAAAGATG GAGGATGGAACTGCATATTCCAAAACTATCAATTTCAGGCACCTATGACTTAAAGAGGATCTTAATGAATCTGGGTGTAACTGATGTGTTTTCTAATCGGGCTGATCTGTCTGGAATCACAGGAAACCCTGATGTGAAGGTTTCAAAA GCTACTCACAAGGCCCTGCTGAAGATTCATGAGAAtggcacagaggctgcagcagccagcagcatagattttcttcctcattctGCTCCTCCCATTGTTAAATTCAATCATCCATTCTTGTTGTTGATTGTTGATCACTATACTCAGAGCATCCTCTTCATAGGAAAAATTGTAAACCCAACTGAAAAATGA